In Chryseobacterium gleum, a single genomic region encodes these proteins:
- a CDS encoding T9SS type A sorting domain-containing protein — MKKLYFLLLICISFSVLAQTYTYTTYNTSNSAIGSNYIADIKTDPNGLLWLATYNGVSSFNGTAFTNYNTANSGIASNAILKIEIDGQNRKWIASQFNGIILYNGTAWTNYTTANSGLPSNEIIDIAVDGQNNLWVVTQAGLTKFNGTTWTTYNSVSNLNSVATDSNNGVWVTNGGVLYKFNGTDFNFVAQGTEKILRIANNTIYVKGFDSLITLTTSGTNVTFIYQNNSCLAGYNPNALDVDTNSKVWIGFNGAGLQNFTNCTTYTKTNTNSGLPDDYFSAVRTQASGTIWLGTLQLGLVKMTPAATICNPPTQLYTSNITSNSATLNWLPSTSAPNGGYYYVYSTSPTMTGSATASSSTTANIANLLPNTTYYWWVTANCVTSQSTWVPGGAFTTLPAQTGCWKTVSAGYLHSLGIKADGTLWAWGNNSDNQLGDGTNINRNNPVQIGTETNWKKVFAGEKYSVAIKTDGSLWAWGNNQFGYLGDGTTTNRTTPTKIGTATDWEDIAVGDNHNLGLKSNGTLWAWGMNIYGGLGDGTTTDKLIPVQIGTANWKSIAAGSFYSVAVKTDGTLWAWGYNGHGQLGDGTLTNRIVPKQIGTGTDWADVVTGNSHTVARKTNGLIYTWGFNQSGQLADGTTVSRATPYLAADGIQKVIAGSFNTMAITMSGTVIACGNNTTGSFGNNTSVSSSNWVSLGANTPIILSTGGWHTLSVNNDGILKVSGANNYGQVGDGTNVQKLAFTQLTCPISNLAVEEISIASENLKVFPNPVLDHLNVSSDKNILSVAVYNAAGQQVLFDDINSNKGTVDFSALTSGVYMVKVNTGHNTVKTVKVIKR, encoded by the coding sequence ATGAAAAAACTTTATTTTTTATTATTAATTTGTATTTCATTTTCTGTATTGGCGCAAACGTATACTTACACAACGTACAATACCTCAAATTCGGCAATAGGAAGTAATTATATTGCTGACATTAAAACAGATCCCAATGGATTATTGTGGCTGGCCACTTACAACGGTGTTTCCTCTTTTAACGGAACCGCTTTTACCAACTATAATACTGCGAATTCCGGGATTGCATCTAATGCAATTCTAAAAATTGAAATTGATGGCCAGAACAGAAAATGGATTGCTTCTCAATTCAATGGGATTATCCTGTACAACGGTACAGCCTGGACCAATTACACCACCGCTAATTCGGGGCTTCCCAGCAATGAGATCATCGATATAGCGGTTGACGGGCAAAATAATCTTTGGGTTGTAACACAAGCAGGCCTTACAAAATTCAATGGTACTACCTGGACGACTTATAATTCAGTATCAAATTTAAATTCGGTAGCAACTGATAGTAATAATGGGGTTTGGGTTACAAACGGTGGTGTGTTATACAAATTTAATGGTACTGATTTTAATTTTGTAGCTCAGGGAACTGAAAAGATACTGAGAATTGCCAATAATACCATTTATGTAAAAGGCTTTGATAGTTTAATTACTTTAACAACAAGTGGAACCAATGTTACTTTTATTTATCAAAATAACTCCTGTCTGGCAGGATACAATCCAAATGCATTAGATGTTGACACTAACAGCAAAGTATGGATAGGGTTTAATGGTGCAGGCTTACAAAATTTTACCAATTGTACTACCTATACCAAAACAAATACAAATTCAGGCTTACCTGATGATTACTTTAGTGCTGTCAGAACACAAGCTTCAGGAACTATCTGGCTGGGAACATTGCAGCTTGGTCTGGTAAAAATGACACCAGCGGCAACCATTTGCAATCCACCTACCCAGCTGTATACTTCTAATATCACATCTAATTCTGCTACCCTTAACTGGCTGCCTTCAACATCGGCACCTAACGGAGGATATTATTATGTTTACAGCACCAGTCCGACAATGACAGGGTCAGCTACTGCCAGCTCTTCTACAACTGCGAATATTGCCAATTTACTTCCTAACACGACTTACTATTGGTGGGTCACTGCAAATTGCGTTACCAGTCAGAGTACATGGGTTCCGGGAGGAGCTTTTACTACACTTCCTGCCCAGACGGGATGCTGGAAAACAGTAAGTGCAGGATATCTACATTCATTGGGAATAAAAGCGGACGGAACACTTTGGGCCTGGGGTAATAACAGCGATAATCAATTGGGAGACGGAACCAATATTAACAGAAATAATCCGGTCCAGATAGGAACAGAAACCAATTGGAAAAAAGTTTTTGCAGGTGAGAAATATAGTGTTGCTATCAAAACAGACGGAAGCCTTTGGGCCTGGGGAAATAACCAGTTCGGGTATTTAGGAGACGGAACAACTACCAACAGAACAACTCCTACAAAAATAGGAACAGCTACAGACTGGGAAGATATTGCAGTTGGAGACAATCATAATTTAGGTCTGAAATCAAACGGAACGCTTTGGGCCTGGGGAATGAATATATACGGAGGACTGGGAGACGGGACTACTACTGATAAACTTATACCTGTTCAAATAGGGACAGCCAATTGGAAAAGTATTGCAGCCGGTAGTTTTTATTCAGTGGCAGTGAAGACAGACGGTACATTATGGGCCTGGGGATACAATGGGCATGGACAATTGGGCGATGGTACTTTAACTAACCGTATTGTGCCTAAACAGATTGGTACCGGTACCGATTGGGCAGATGTGGTTACAGGGAACTCACATACTGTAGCAAGAAAAACAAACGGGCTTATTTATACGTGGGGCTTCAACCAATCCGGTCAGCTGGCTGATGGAACTACCGTGAGCAGAGCTACCCCTTACTTAGCCGCTGATGGAATTCAAAAAGTTATTGCAGGAAGCTTCAATACCATGGCCATTACAATGTCCGGCACCGTGATTGCCTGTGGAAATAATACTACCGGATCTTTTGGAAATAATACTTCTGTAAGCTCTTCAAACTGGGTGAGCCTGGGTGCCAATACGCCTATAATCCTTTCTACGGGAGGATGGCATACCTTATCTGTAAATAATGATGGTATCTTGAAAGTATCCGGAGCTAATAACTATGGTCAGGTAGGCGACGGTACGAACGTTCAAAAACTTGCATTTACCCAGCTCACATGCCCTATAAGTAATTTAGCAGTTGAAGAAATTTCGATAGCATCTGAAAATC